The Chryseolinea soli genome contains a region encoding:
- a CDS encoding metalloregulator ArsR/SmtB family transcription factor, with translation MKLRRDPFQAIADPTRRAILVLLAAQTMTAGAIADNFATARPTISKHMQILSECELIEASQQGREIFYQLRADKMKDIDQWLAQFRKIWESRFDQLDHVLSTLQNKNDEA, from the coding sequence ATGAAACTTAGAAGAGATCCTTTTCAGGCGATAGCCGACCCCACCCGGAGGGCCATCCTGGTTTTGCTCGCTGCGCAGACCATGACCGCCGGCGCTATTGCCGACAACTTTGCGACCGCACGACCTACCATCTCAAAGCATATGCAAATATTGAGCGAGTGCGAGCTGATCGAAGCGAGTCAGCAGGGGCGGGAAATTTTTTATCAACTAAGAGCCGATAAAATGAAAGACATCGATCAGTGGCTGGCACAATTCAGGAAGATCTGGGAATCCCGCTTTGATCAATTGGACCATGTATTATCAACCCTTCAAAATAAAAACGATGAAGCTTAA
- a CDS encoding SRPBCC family protein: MKLNLQFDFLVDKAKNTITLRREFAAHRQLVWDAHTKSELLDQWFAPRPLTVKTKSMDFRDGGHWHYVMVEPSGSEYWGRLDYLKIRPIDNYTALDGFSDASGNINPDLPRAQWDVSFQDLAKHALVQTIVTYKSLADLETVIKMGMEQGMTSTLERLDDLLLTLTK; the protein is encoded by the coding sequence ATGAAGCTTAACTTACAATTCGACTTCCTGGTCGACAAGGCAAAAAACACCATTACCCTGAGACGCGAATTTGCGGCACATCGCCAGTTGGTTTGGGATGCGCACACCAAAAGCGAGTTGCTGGATCAATGGTTTGCTCCCAGACCGCTTACTGTAAAAACAAAATCAATGGATTTCAGAGACGGAGGCCACTGGCATTACGTGATGGTCGAGCCTTCGGGATCAGAATACTGGGGTCGTTTGGATTATCTGAAAATACGTCCGATCGACAACTATACGGCGCTCGATGGATTTTCCGACGCCTCTGGCAACATCAACCCAGACCTTCCCCGTGCCCAGTGGGATGTAAGCTTTCAAGACCTTGCCAAACATGCTCTTGTTCAAACGATCGTCACCTATAAATCGCTGGCCGATTTGGAAACGGTCATAAAAATGGGAATGGAACAAGGAATGACCTCCACGCTGGAAAGATTGGATGACTTGTTACTCACACTCACTAAATAA